A window of the Candidatus Omnitrophota bacterium genome harbors these coding sequences:
- a CDS encoding TrkH family potassium uptake protein has translation MILRPHLQDIKAIGYYLGKIIIGLGFLMFIPVLFGVYFREANPTLDFIIGAEIAIIFGLILTKLCFTEEDLSWMQGMIVVSLSWLVAALLGAVPLYLSGHWASYLDSFFDAMSGFATTGLVLAKDLDHLSITHTIWRHFMMFIGGQGIVIITIAFFVKGQSAAMRMYVGEGRDEKILPNVVHTGRFIWMVSTVYLILGTAVLAFICLFNGMNLERSIVHGLCIFMAAFDTGGFTPQSQNILYYHSGIFEAVTIVIMFLGAINFKLHYDVWSGNRREILRNIETVTLFITIMATFLVTAGALSQLGVYPDATLLFRKGFYQLISAHTGTGYQTLYAKQFINEWGNLAMVGIVCAMALGGSVCSTTGAIKMLRVGVIFKAFIQDVKRFILPDKAIIIQKFHHVKEVYLEDGLVRSAFLISLSYLILFAIGSFVAMFFGYPFLDSLFESTSAGANIGLSCGITNPAMPAALKLTYIFQMWAGRLEFMSIFTLVGFFIALLRGKK, from the coding sequence ATGATCCTTAGGCCCCACCTGCAAGACATAAAAGCAATAGGGTATTATTTAGGTAAGATTATCATCGGTCTTGGTTTTCTTATGTTTATCCCGGTATTATTCGGTGTCTATTTTAGGGAAGCCAACCCCACCCTTGATTTTATTATCGGTGCAGAAATTGCTATTATATTCGGCCTCATCCTGACCAAACTCTGTTTTACAGAAGAAGACTTAAGTTGGATGCAGGGCATGATCGTGGTTTCGCTGTCATGGCTGGTGGCAGCCCTTTTAGGGGCCGTTCCTTTGTATCTAAGCGGCCACTGGGCTTCTTATCTGGATTCCTTCTTTGATGCAATGTCGGGTTTTGCCACCACAGGCCTGGTTTTGGCAAAAGACCTGGATCACCTCTCTATTACTCATACAATTTGGCGCCACTTTATGATGTTTATCGGCGGCCAGGGAATAGTAATTATAACCATAGCTTTTTTTGTCAAGGGGCAATCTGCGGCAATGCGGATGTATGTTGGAGAAGGCAGGGATGAAAAGATTTTGCCTAATGTAGTACATACAGGAAGGTTCATATGGATGGTTAGTACGGTCTACCTGATTCTTGGTACAGCGGTGTTGGCCTTTATTTGTTTATTTAACGGCATGAACCTGGAAAGGTCTATTGTGCACGGATTGTGCATTTTTATGGCGGCTTTTGATACCGGAGGATTTACTCCGCAGTCGCAAAATATATTATACTATCATAGCGGGATTTTTGAGGCGGTTACAATCGTGATAATGTTTCTTGGCGCGATAAATTTCAAGCTGCACTATGATGTCTGGAGCGGTAACCGCAGAGAGATACTCAGGAATATTGAAACAGTGACTCTTTTTATAACCATTATGGCAACTTTCTTAGTCACCGCAGGCGCACTTAGCCAGCTTGGCGTATATCCCGATGCAACTTTATTGTTCAGGAAGGGTTTTTACCAGCTTATATCAGCCCATACAGGCACAGGGTACCAGACTTTGTATGCCAAGCAATTTATAAACGAATGGGGTAATCTTGCCATGGTGGGGATAGTTTGCGCTATGGCTTTAGGCGGTAGCGTTTGTTCCACCACCGGTGCTATAAAAATGCTTAGGGTAGGAGTGATATTCAAGGCATTTATCCAGGATGTCAAAAGGTTTATCTTGCCCGATAAGGCCATAATCATCCAGAAATTCCATCATGTAAAAGAGGTTTATTTGGAGGATGGTTTGGTAAGGTCTGCTTTTTTGATAAGCTTGTCGTATTTAATACTATTTGCTATCGGTTCCTTTGTCGCCATGTTTTTTGGTTACCCATTTCTTGATTCTTTATTCGAATCTACTTCGGCAGGCGCTAATATAGGATTATCATGCGGCATAACTAATCCAGCCATGCCCGCGGCTTTAAAACTTACTTATATATTTCAAATGTGGGCAGGAAGGTTGGAGTTTATGTCAATATTTACTCTCGTAGGTTTTTTTATCGCTTTACTAAGAGGTAAAAAATGA
- a CDS encoding 50S ribosomal protein L35, whose protein sequence is MLKTKKGVSKRFRLTKKGKLKFSSQGKSHLLSSKSPKRLRKLRKASQFKKAKEKKFIKQMLPFGR, encoded by the coding sequence ATGTTAAAGACAAAAAAAGGAGTATCTAAAAGGTTCAGGTTAACTAAAAAAGGTAAGCTGAAATTCTCTTCGCAGGGAAAAAGCCACCTTCTTTCAAGCAAAAGCCCGAAAAGATTAAGGAAGCTGCGCAAGGCATCCCAATTTAAGAAGGCCAAAGAGAAGAAATTTATCAAGCAAATGCTTCCTTTTGGAAGATAA
- a CDS encoding 50S ribosomal protein L20 produces MAKVKHSVATRRRKKRVLKRTKGYWGDRSKQYQQASRSLMHALVYAYRDRKVKKRNFRSLWIARVNAACRLSGITYSRFMDGLKKAKINLDRKILADLAIKDIKAFKKLVDLAKGKK; encoded by the coding sequence ATGGCAAAAGTCAAACACAGTGTTGCAACAAGAAGAAGAAAAAAGAGAGTATTGAAGCGGACTAAAGGCTATTGGGGCGACAGGAGCAAGCAATATCAGCAAGCCAGCAGGTCTTTGATGCACGCGTTAGTTTATGCATACAGGGACAGGAAAGTAAAGAAAAGAAATTTCCGCAGTCTTTGGATAGCCAGGGTTAACGCAGCATGCCGGCTTTCAGGGATAACATACAGCAGGTTTATGGACGGATTAAAAAAAGCAAAGATCAACTTAGACAGAAAAATCCTTGCTGATCTGGCGATTAAAGATATAAAGGCCTTCAAAAAATTAGTAGATTTGGCCAAGGGTAAAAAATAA
- a CDS encoding TrkA family potassium uptake protein: MYVIIVGCGRVGSELGKLLSSEKNNVVLIDKNQASFERLGDSFNGLTLVGNGFDLELLKQAGIEKADAFCALTNGDNTNLVSAQVAKKIFRVPKVIARVYDPQRAHIYSAIGGLDIISGTILFAAMLRDKIVESRFSSYLIENKDIGVLEIEVKKDLIGKSVKELNIAKEFLVVAIRKIDGVMIPEPETILGEKDVLMAIVKVNSLKRIKDRFNL, encoded by the coding sequence ATGTATGTAATAATAGTGGGCTGCGGGAGAGTTGGTTCTGAGCTAGGCAAGCTTTTATCCAGCGAGAAAAACAACGTGGTTCTTATTGACAAAAACCAGGCGTCTTTTGAAAGGCTGGGAGATTCATTTAATGGCCTGACTCTCGTAGGTAATGGTTTTGATTTAGAGCTTCTGAAACAAGCCGGGATTGAGAAAGCCGATGCTTTTTGCGCGCTTACAAACGGAGACAATACTAATTTAGTCTCTGCTCAGGTTGCAAAAAAAATATTCCGGGTGCCCAAGGTAATCGCCCGGGTCTATGATCCGCAACGCGCGCATATTTATTCTGCGATCGGCGGCCTGGATATCATAAGCGGGACCATACTTTTTGCCGCGATGCTTAGGGATAAAATAGTGGAGAGCCGCTTCTCCAGTTATCTTATCGAAAACAAGGACATCGGCGTGCTTGAAATCGAAGTAAAGAAAGACCTGATCGGTAAATCCGTAAAAGAGCTGAACATCGCCAAAGAGTTTTTAGTCGTAGCTATAAGGAAGATCGACGGAGTAATGATACCCGAGCCCGAGACAATCCTCGGAGAAAAAGATGTATTAATGGCTATAGTAAAGGTTAATAGTTTAAAGAGAATAAAAGACAGATTCAACCTTTGA
- the thrS gene encoding threonine--tRNA ligase: MDIDILRHSCSHVLAQAVKELWPEAKLGIGPSIEDGFYYDFDKKEPFRDEDLPVIEKKMAEIINRNEPFNREDLTKEEAKKIFLSRHEDYKIKLIEEIPEDRVSIYKTGNGFIDLCRGPHVGSTGQIKAFKLLSLAGAYWHGIETNPMLQRIYGTCFETDTQLAEYLDNLEEAKKRDHRKLGPALGFFDIYQEDAGAGLVFYHPKGALLRMLIEDYEKKEHLKRGYQIVTTPHIMQASLWQKSGHYDYYKDNMYTLDIEGKEFVLKPMNCPGHILIYKSKTRSYRDLPIRLFELGTVYRHEKAGVLHGLLRVRGFTQDDAHIFCRQEQLKDEIKSVIDFIFDTMKVFGFDSVGIELSTRPSEYIGSEDDWQRATVALEDSLKEKGLKYDINEGEGAFYGPKIDIKLKDALKRSWQCATIQCDFALPKRFDLSYIDVDGKEKQPIMLHRVLLGSVERFTGALLEHYKGDLPLWLAPVQALVVPIKDSNIEYCMKIKDALNQHSIRADIDPRNETLDKKIRSAELDKVPYILIVGSREEKQQSVSVRKRLEGDLGSMPLNVFIEKTKKQIIERR, from the coding sequence ATGGATATTGATATTTTAAGACATAGCTGTTCTCATGTGCTGGCTCAGGCTGTAAAAGAACTCTGGCCGGAGGCAAAACTTGGTATCGGCCCGTCGATAGAAGACGGGTTCTATTACGATTTTGATAAAAAAGAGCCCTTTAGAGATGAGGACCTGCCAGTGATAGAAAAAAAGATGGCAGAGATAATAAACAGGAACGAGCCTTTTAATAGAGAGGATCTGACAAAAGAAGAAGCAAAAAAAATATTCCTGTCCAGGCACGAAGATTATAAAATAAAGCTTATCGAAGAGATACCCGAAGACAGGGTTTCTATTTATAAGACGGGAAACGGTTTCATAGATTTATGCCGGGGTCCGCATGTTGGTTCAACAGGCCAGATCAAAGCATTTAAGCTGCTTTCGCTTGCGGGCGCATATTGGCATGGGATCGAAACTAATCCCATGTTGCAGAGGATATACGGAACATGCTTTGAAACAGATACGCAGTTAGCCGAATACCTGGATAATCTTGAAGAGGCAAAAAAGAGGGACCACAGAAAACTCGGGCCGGCTTTAGGGTTCTTTGATATTTATCAGGAAGATGCTGGCGCAGGCCTTGTTTTTTATCATCCGAAGGGCGCCTTGCTTAGGATGCTTATAGAGGACTACGAGAAGAAAGAGCATTTAAAACGCGGCTATCAGATTGTCACTACGCCACATATAATGCAAGCTTCGCTTTGGCAGAAATCCGGGCACTATGATTATTATAAGGATAATATGTATACACTGGATATCGAGGGCAAGGAGTTCGTTTTAAAACCCATGAATTGCCCGGGACATATCCTTATTTATAAATCAAAAACCAGAAGTTACAGAGATTTGCCTATACGCCTTTTTGAGCTCGGTACGGTATACAGGCATGAAAAAGCAGGCGTTTTGCACGGCTTACTCAGGGTAAGGGGTTTTACCCAGGATGATGCGCATATATTTTGCAGGCAGGAACAGTTGAAAGATGAAATAAAAAGCGTGATAGATTTTATTTTTGATACCATGAAAGTTTTTGGCTTTGATTCCGTAGGTATAGAGTTAAGCACCAGGCCAAGTGAATATATAGGCAGCGAGGATGATTGGCAGAGGGCTACTGTAGCACTTGAGGATTCCCTTAAAGAAAAGGGCCTTAAATATGATATAAATGAAGGAGAAGGCGCGTTTTACGGACCAAAGATTGACATAAAATTAAAGGATGCGCTTAAAAGATCCTGGCAGTGCGCGACTATCCAATGCGATTTTGCTTTACCAAAGAGATTTGACCTGTCTTATATAGATGTTGACGGGAAGGAAAAACAGCCGATAATGTTACATAGGGTGCTTTTAGGAAGCGTAGAGCGTTTTACAGGCGCGCTTCTGGAGCACTACAAGGGAGATCTGCCTCTTTGGCTGGCTCCTGTGCAGGCGCTGGTTGTCCCGATAAAGGATTCCAATATCGAGTATTGCATGAAGATAAAAGATGCACTTAATCAGCATTCTATAAGGGCAGATATAGATCCGCGCAATGAAACCCTGGATAAGAAAATACGCTCGGCAGAATTGGATAAAGTGCCGTATATACTTATTGTGGGCTCTAGAGAGGAAAAGCAACAGAGTGTTTCTGTCAGGAAAAGGCTGGAAGGCGATTTAGGCAGCATGCCCCTTAATGTATTTATTGAGAAAACAAAGAAACAAATCATAGAGCGCAGATAG
- a CDS encoding DNA-binding protein, with the protein MNYAGFKSWLKAGLFFMAFFSFMLTVNTAVFCQPVSSNELINDAKNYDNKTVIYSGEAIGDLMKRGNYSWINVSDIDNAMGVWAENSLLSGIKIMGDYKHKGTFVEITGIFNRACPEHGGDMDIHAQSIKIISPGRQINEGLNTSKKDFAIILFGVILIIWILRLLKIR; encoded by the coding sequence ATGAATTACGCCGGTTTCAAATCTTGGCTTAAAGCAGGTCTGTTTTTTATGGCTTTTTTTAGTTTCATGTTGACGGTAAATACTGCTGTTTTTTGTCAGCCGGTATCCAGCAATGAGCTGATAAATGATGCAAAGAATTATGATAATAAAACAGTAATTTATTCCGGAGAGGCGATTGGCGATTTAATGAAACGCGGTAACTACAGCTGGATAAATGTGAGCGATATTGATAACGCTATGGGTGTATGGGCTGAGAACAGCCTTTTGTCCGGCATTAAAATTATGGGGGATTATAAGCACAAGGGAACTTTTGTCGAGATAACAGGGATTTTTAATAGGGCATGCCCCGAGCATGGAGGGGACATGGATATACATGCCCAGAGTATAAAAATTATATCCCCGGGCAGGCAGATTAATGAGGGTCTCAACACAAGTAAAAAAGATTTTGCAATTATTCTTTTTGGAGTAATATTGATAATATGGATATTGAGGCTGTTAAAAATTCGCTGA
- a CDS encoding CpaF family protein, which produces MATNLGPIQKLLDDDSISEIMINGYNKVFAEKNGKKVLTSVKFSSEEELYKMVDNIYSSLGKRVAKDVPYADVCMEDGTRINAIIPPLARFGISVTFRKFAGNIKTLEDLIRNQTLSQKAADLLVACIKGKINIIFSGGTAVGKTTTLQILSNYFSDEERVITIEDAAELKINRANYISLETRTPDQDGKGGVSIRDLIRNALRMAPDRLVIGEVRGEEAIDMIQAMATGHTGTIGIVHGNSPKDVISRLETMVLMSGINLPLWEVRKLIASTINLIVHQERSPDGARRITYITEVRGLDREEVILNDLFTFHFEKISEDGKVIGVLKPSIKYYPLFFQKFQKLNLLGDHIFVKD; this is translated from the coding sequence ATGGCTACAAACTTAGGGCCGATACAGAAATTGCTCGATGACGATTCAATATCAGAGATAATGATTAATGGCTACAATAAGGTTTTTGCCGAAAAAAACGGCAAGAAAGTTCTTACCAGCGTAAAATTTTCCAGCGAAGAAGAGCTGTATAAAATGGTGGACAATATTTATTCTTCTTTGGGCAAAAGGGTAGCCAAAGATGTGCCTTATGCCGATGTTTGCATGGAAGACGGAACGCGTATTAACGCAATTATACCTCCGCTTGCAAGGTTCGGGATATCGGTTACTTTCAGAAAATTCGCCGGGAATATTAAGACACTCGAAGATTTGATAAGAAATCAGACTCTTAGCCAGAAAGCAGCGGATTTGCTGGTTGCTTGTATCAAGGGTAAAATTAACATAATTTTTTCCGGAGGTACGGCAGTAGGAAAAACCACAACCTTACAGATACTTTCAAATTATTTCAGCGATGAGGAGAGAGTTATCACCATAGAGGATGCGGCGGAGTTAAAGATTAACCGGGCAAATTACATCTCTTTAGAAACAAGGACCCCTGATCAAGACGGCAAAGGAGGGGTCAGTATACGCGACCTTATAAGGAATGCCTTGCGTATGGCACCGGACCGGTTGGTAATAGGGGAAGTAAGGGGGGAAGAGGCTATAGACATGATCCAAGCCATGGCAACCGGGCATACCGGCACTATTGGCATAGTCCATGGTAACTCTCCCAAAGATGTTATCTCCAGGCTTGAGACAATGGTTTTAATGTCCGGGATTAATTTGCCTCTATGGGAAGTGAGGAAATTGATAGCTTCGACGATCAACTTGATTGTGCATCAGGAAAGATCTCCGGATGGCGCAAGAAGAATAACCTACATAACGGAAGTCAGGGGCCTTGACAGGGAAGAGGTTATACTGAACGATCTTTTTACTTTTCATTTCGAAAAAATTTCTGAAGACGGTAAGGTTATAGGAGTTCTTAAACCTTCAATTAAGTATTACCCGTTGTTCTTTCAGAAATTCCAGAAACTCAACCTGCTTGGCGACCATATATTTGTAAAAGACTAA
- a CDS encoding translation initiation factor IF-3, which translates to MNERIRSPQVRLIGPDGGQLGVLPIQKAMEAANQHELDLVEVAPSANPPVCRIIDFSKFKYDQEKKEREAKKHHKHGKIKEIRLKPNIDEHDYQTKLKQSITFLQRKDKVKINLFFRGRQMEHMDLGRKILDRFISDMQNEGQVEKEPALEGRVMSFVIAPK; encoded by the coding sequence ATTAACGAGCGGATTAGGTCTCCCCAGGTGCGTCTAATAGGGCCGGATGGCGGTCAGTTAGGGGTGTTGCCGATTCAGAAGGCGATGGAAGCTGCAAACCAGCACGAACTGGATCTGGTAGAAGTCGCTCCTTCGGCTAACCCGCCGGTCTGCCGTATTATAGATTTTAGCAAGTTTAAGTATGATCAGGAGAAAAAGGAACGCGAAGCCAAGAAACATCATAAACATGGCAAGATCAAAGAGATCAGGCTTAAACCTAATATAGATGAACACGACTATCAGACTAAATTAAAGCAGAGCATAACCTTCCTGCAAAGAAAAGATAAAGTAAAAATCAATCTTTTTTTCAGAGGACGTCAGATGGAGCACATGGACTTAGGAAGAAAAATATTAGACAGGTTTATCAGTGACATGCAGAATGAAGGCCAGGTAGAGAAAGAGCCGGCCCTTGAGGGAAGGGTTATGTCTTTTGTTATCGCCCCAAAATAA
- the rpoZ gene encoding DNA-directed RNA polymerase subunit omega yields MGYVALERLLNKTGSSIYKLVILAARRALEIAEGQPKLVGADPSMKPSSIALHEISQGKIGYKTAALAK; encoded by the coding sequence ATGGGTTATGTTGCTTTGGAAAGACTTTTGAATAAAACAGGCAGTTCTATATATAAACTGGTGATCTTAGCTGCAAGAAGAGCTTTAGAGATAGCCGAGGGGCAGCCTAAGCTGGTAGGCGCCGATCCATCAATGAAGCCATCCAGTATAGCTTTACATGAAATTTCTCAGGGCAAGATTGGTTATAAGACGGCAGCTTTAGCCAAGTAA
- a CDS encoding TrkA family potassium uptake protein: MYILIAGAGKVGFFLAKRLCQNKHTVSIIDKNRPICEEIAKELEVLVINGDACDPRILEEAGIKQAEVVAAVTGEDEDNLIICQMAKEKFGVQRTVGRVNNPDNEHTFSELGIDIPVDSTTIISKIIEEEVSFSDFVNLMSFKRGKLAVVRVDLPEDSPIINKQIQDIHLPEDSVLVSIVRGEEVIVPRGNTVLKPGDDIIAITFIGNEPQLLNLLVGKL, from the coding sequence ATGTATATATTAATAGCCGGAGCAGGCAAGGTTGGTTTTTTCCTGGCAAAGAGATTATGTCAGAATAAGCACACTGTGAGCATAATAGACAAAAACAGGCCTATTTGCGAAGAGATCGCAAAAGAGCTGGAAGTTTTGGTTATTAATGGCGACGCCTGTGATCCCAGGATTTTGGAAGAAGCGGGGATTAAACAGGCAGAAGTTGTTGCGGCGGTTACCGGAGAAGACGAAGATAACCTTATAATCTGCCAAATGGCAAAAGAAAAATTTGGCGTCCAGAGAACTGTAGGCAGGGTAAACAACCCGGACAATGAACATACCTTTTCTGAGCTGGGCATAGATATACCCGTAGATTCCACAACTATAATATCAAAAATTATCGAAGAAGAAGTTTCTTTCTCCGATTTTGTCAATCTTATGAGTTTTAAACGAGGAAAACTGGCTGTTGTCCGCGTAGACCTTCCTGAAGATTCGCCGATAATCAATAAACAGATACAAGATATCCACCTCCCCGAAGATTCTGTTTTGGTTTCTATTGTCAGGGGAGAAGAGGTCATTGTCCCGCGCGGAAACACGGTTTTAAAACCTGGCGACGATATCATCGCTATCACTTTCATCGGGAACGAACCACAATTACTGAATCTTTTAGTCGGTAAGCTATGA